The proteins below are encoded in one region of Pirellulales bacterium:
- a CDS encoding arylsulfatase gives MFTHSKMQVTLVLAVGGVLGYVAAAHRLAENCEAETRRLTINNMATDPAADYCPCFDGASDKAALLAMATTKPGDSQTLLAQASNNGGTSESSSNSGKKPNILFIMGDDIGWFNIGAYHQGIMSGKTPNLDRLASQGIRFTDYYAEASCTAGRANFITGEIPLRTGMTTVGQAGADVGIPAQACTLATALKAQGYATGQFGKNHLGDLNKFLPTVHGFDEFFGYLYHLDAMSDPYWYSYPPDWFEKYGPRNLVHCYASDTDDPTVQPRWGKIGKQKITDEGPLRPFKDMAVDHQSWQQGPPGSKYDMETFDEVLVKNTCDFMDKAKQDGKPFFIWHNTTRMHVFTYLSPKYQAEMNSKTNYAVEEAGMKQLDDCVGALLKHLEDIGEADNTIVVFTTDNGAETFTWPDGGNTPFKGQKGTAYEGGFRVPCIARWPGHIKAGTVENGIFSGLDWFPTLCAAAGNSNITDQLLKGVTLGDQQYKNHLDGYNQMDLITGQGPSKRHELFYFAGPKLGAVRLDDMKFQFFQQPQGWPGPKLTTDMPGLVNLRQDPFERFPSIAGETALTGAWGYGNDFFAREFWRFVLVQQKVAELAKTAIDYPPMQDPASFNLDAVKKQIDDMVKSHEGQ, from the coding sequence ATGTTCACACATTCGAAAATGCAAGTTACTTTGGTGCTGGCGGTTGGCGGAGTGCTGGGTTATGTGGCCGCAGCCCATCGACTCGCGGAGAATTGTGAGGCGGAAACACGGCGCTTAACGATCAACAACATGGCCACGGACCCGGCGGCAGATTATTGTCCGTGTTTTGACGGTGCTTCGGACAAGGCGGCGCTATTGGCGATGGCAACGACTAAGCCAGGCGATTCTCAAACACTGCTTGCGCAAGCGAGCAATAACGGTGGGACGTCGGAATCGTCTTCGAATAGCGGCAAGAAGCCGAACATTTTGTTCATCATGGGTGACGACATCGGCTGGTTTAACATCGGCGCTTATCACCAAGGCATCATGTCGGGAAAAACGCCTAATTTGGACAGGTTAGCGTCTCAAGGAATCCGGTTCACCGACTACTATGCGGAAGCAAGCTGCACCGCGGGGCGAGCCAATTTTATCACCGGCGAAATTCCACTGCGAACGGGGATGACCACGGTCGGCCAGGCCGGCGCGGATGTCGGCATTCCCGCCCAAGCCTGCACGCTGGCCACCGCATTGAAGGCGCAAGGTTACGCGACAGGGCAGTTCGGCAAAAACCATTTGGGCGATTTGAACAAATTTTTGCCGACGGTGCACGGCTTCGACGAATTCTTCGGTTATCTGTATCACCTCGACGCCATGTCCGATCCGTATTGGTATTCCTATCCGCCCGATTGGTTTGAGAAATACGGCCCGCGCAATTTGGTGCATTGCTACGCCAGCGACACAGACGACCCGACGGTGCAGCCGCGGTGGGGCAAAATCGGCAAGCAGAAAATTACGGATGAGGGCCCCCTGCGCCCATTCAAGGACATGGCGGTAGATCATCAGAGCTGGCAGCAAGGCCCCCCAGGCTCGAAATACGACATGGAGACGTTCGACGAGGTGCTCGTTAAAAACACGTGCGACTTCATGGACAAAGCCAAACAGGACGGCAAGCCATTTTTCATTTGGCACAACACGACGCGCATGCACGTCTTTACTTACCTGTCGCCGAAGTACCAGGCGGAAATGAACAGCAAGACCAACTATGCTGTGGAAGAAGCGGGCATGAAGCAATTGGATGATTGCGTTGGCGCGTTGCTCAAGCACCTGGAAGACATCGGAGAGGCAGACAATACGATTGTCGTCTTCACCACCGACAATGGCGCTGAAACCTTCACTTGGCCTGACGGCGGCAATACGCCGTTCAAAGGTCAAAAGGGAACAGCCTATGAAGGCGGTTTCCGAGTGCCGTGCATCGCCCGTTGGCCCGGCCATATTAAAGCGGGCACGGTGGAGAATGGAATCTTCTCCGGGCTGGATTGGTTTCCCACGCTGTGTGCTGCCGCCGGCAATTCAAATATCACCGATCAGCTTCTGAAGGGTGTGACGCTTGGCGATCAGCAGTACAAAAACCACCTCGACGGCTACAACCAGATGGACTTAATCACCGGCCAAGGGCCCTCGAAGCGGCATGAATTGTTTTATTTTGCCGGTCCGAAACTGGGGGCCGTTCGGTTGGATGATATGAAGTTTCAATTTTTCCAACAGCCGCAAGGTTGGCCTGGTCCGAAACTCACGACCGACATGCCCGGTTTGGTGAACCTACGCCAGGATCCGTTCGAGCGCTTTCCGTCGATTGCCGGCGAAACCGCTTTGACCGGCGCGTGGGGCTACGGAAATGATTTCTTCGCGCGGGAATTTTGGCGGTTCGTGCTCGTGCAGCAAAAAGTCGCGGAGCTGGCCAAGACGGCGATCGACTACCCACCAATGCAAGACCCGGCGTCGTTCAATTTGGACGCTGTGAAAAAACAGATCGACGACATGGTTAAGAGCCACGAAGGGCAGTGA
- a CDS encoding HAD family hydrolase, protein MNCALSLAAWLMTLCAVAAQAADPLPSWNDGAAKQAILDFVQVTTDKANPKYVPPEQRIATFDQDGTLWVEHPMYTQVIYCLDRVPALVKDHPELKNKEAIKAVLSGDRDAVAKLQAKDLEEVLTATLTGMTVEEYQAEVQKWLQTAKHPRWDRPYTELVYQPMLEVLNYFRAGGYKTYIVTGGGQDFVRVYAAKVYGIPPEQIVGSAGETKYGYDKNGRPILTKDPKLLLNDNDAGKPEGIHLMIGRRPFAAFGNSTGDQQMLEYTSAGDGAWLGMLVLHDDAKREYAYGPAQGLPDSRIGTFTQSLYDEAKQRGWIVISMKDDWKRLFPFDK, encoded by the coding sequence ATGAATTGTGCCCTAAGCCTCGCTGCTTGGTTGATGACGCTATGCGCTGTTGCGGCTCAAGCTGCTGATCCGCTGCCCAGTTGGAACGACGGGGCGGCAAAGCAAGCCATTCTCGACTTTGTGCAGGTAACCACCGACAAAGCGAACCCCAAGTATGTGCCGCCGGAACAGCGAATCGCCACGTTCGATCAGGACGGCACGCTGTGGGTGGAGCACCCGATGTACACACAGGTCATTTACTGCCTGGATCGAGTGCCGGCGCTGGTGAAAGATCATCCGGAGTTGAAAAACAAAGAGGCGATTAAAGCAGTTCTGTCGGGGGATCGCGATGCTGTGGCTAAATTGCAGGCGAAGGATTTGGAGGAAGTTCTGACGGCGACGTTGACGGGCATGACGGTCGAGGAATATCAGGCCGAAGTGCAGAAATGGCTGCAAACGGCCAAGCACCCACGCTGGGACCGGCCATATACGGAACTGGTTTATCAGCCGATGCTGGAAGTGCTGAATTATTTTCGCGCCGGCGGCTATAAAACGTACATTGTCACCGGCGGTGGGCAGGACTTTGTGCGAGTTTACGCAGCGAAAGTTTACGGGATTCCGCCGGAGCAAATCGTCGGATCGGCAGGCGAAACGAAGTACGGCTACGACAAGAATGGCCGGCCGATTTTGACCAAGGACCCCAAGCTCCTCTTGAACGATAACGATGCCGGTAAGCCCGAGGGCATTCATTTGATGATTGGCCGGCGGCCGTTTGCGGCGTTTGGCAATTCGACGGGCGATCAGCAGATGTTGGAGTACACGTCGGCGGGGGACGGCGCATGGCTGGGAATGTTGGTGCTGCACGACGACGCCAAACGAGAATATGCTTACGGCCCGGCGCAAGGCTTGCCCGACAGCCGGATCGGCACGTTCACGCAGTCTTTGTATGACGAAGCAAAACAGCGCGGTTGGATTGTGATCAGTATGAAAGACGATTGGAAGCGGTTATTTCCGTTCGACAAGTAG
- a CDS encoding polyhydroxyalkanoic acid system family protein, which produces MPSLKLTFPHQLGQEEAAARLKNLLAKVKDKYQAQVSDLQEVWNGNTLNFSFSTYGFKVAGDVFVQPSEVQLDGQIPMAAMMFKGKIENAIKDQLAKELS; this is translated from the coding sequence ATGCCGAGCTTAAAGCTCACGTTTCCGCATCAGTTGGGGCAAGAGGAAGCCGCTGCCCGACTGAAAAATCTCCTCGCGAAAGTGAAGGATAAATATCAGGCCCAAGTTTCCGACCTGCAGGAAGTTTGGAACGGCAACACGCTGAACTTCAGTTTCAGCACGTACGGCTTCAAAGTGGCCGGCGACGTCTTTGTGCAACCCAGCGAAGTGCAACTCGACGGGCAAATTCCGATGGCTGCCATGATGTTCAAGGGCAAAATCGAAAACGCCATCAAAGATCAACTGGCCAAAGAGCTGTCATGA